A stretch of the Arachis stenosperma cultivar V10309 chromosome 6, arast.V10309.gnm1.PFL2, whole genome shotgun sequence genome encodes the following:
- the LOC130933442 gene encoding uncharacterized protein LOC130933442 isoform X1, whose product MEVLKADSNLQDNAMRELYEASIKGCVMTLKALIQRDPLILFRVSLYPFHETPLHIASLLGHQDFCKILLENNPAFAVEVNSEGRCPLHLASAKGHVEVVKILLQINQEACMVRDKDDLIPLHFAAMRGHAAAVEELVRARPESVKERIVTDDSSVLHLCVRFNHLEALKFLVETMRLEAAEDNHQILCAKDKDGNTVLHLAVKNRQFKSIEYLLSVSEMSPAISALNEVGSLSALDMVHSYALRINQLLTRAGVLFESSSNTLVVQESEPSSTDIDNAHSSSSEGSIDTPAEQPQMLASMDLQPQPHLPLRSSTGQPSESSQPQESNLVPAQSADTRVEQPLPLSSMAPQQQPPQLPQQNNIRRSQSAPSSVSNNNHPSPPPPPSSTEITPQEDKNSRWSSRVEHFCKKYLISQINWMDSSQLMVATTVIATITFQSVLSPPGGVWSADTHDGGYQCNRYGYCEAGTVVLGYAQSPDYIKFIFFNSASFFSSLCALLLIISGFPLNNVAMKWIMTFLMVASASCMLLTYMWALGMTSPDHIYHRLRSLGYLLVGLWGFLLFVIGIFQIIRFILWLRSRRSSSTPSTTTTRNTTNAHSHSGI is encoded by the exons ATGGAGGTTTTGAAAGCAGATTCAAATCTACAAGACAATGCAATGAGAGAACTTTATGAAGCATCAATAAAAGGATGTGTAATGACCTTAAAAGCACTGATCCAAAGGGACCCTCTCATTCTCTTTAGGGTTTCACTATATCCCTTTCATGAAACCCCATTACACATAGCCTCATTGCTTGGACACCAAGATTTCTGCAAGATCCTTCTAGAAAACAACCCTGCTTTCGCCGTCGAGGTGAACTCAGAAGGACGGTGCCCTCTTCATCTTGCTTCCGCTAAAGGGCATGTGGAGGTTGTGAAGATTTTGTTGCAGATAAACCAAGAAGCTTGCATGGTTAGAGACAAAGATGACCTGATTCCTCTCCACTTCGCCGCGATGAGGGGACACGCGGCAGCAGTTGAGGAGCTGGTAAGGGCAAGGCCGGAGTCCGTTAAAGAGAGGATTGTGACCGATGATAGCTCCGTTCTGCATTTGTGTGTTCGGTTTAACCATCTTGAGGCCTTGAAATTCTTGGTTGAAACAATGAGACTTGAAGCTGCAGAAGACAACCACCAAATTTTGTGTGCCAAGGACAAAGACGGTAACACTGTTTTGCATTTAGCTGTGAAGAACAGGCAATTTAAG AGCATTGAATACTTGCTTTCGGTATCGGAAATGAGTCCAGCAATAAGTGCCTTGAATGAAGTTGGAAGTTTATCAGCTTTGGACATGGTGCACTCCTATGCCCTTAGAATTAACCAACTTTTAACCAGAGCAGGAGTACTCTTTGAAAGCTCTTCCAATACGCTTGTTGTACAAGAGTCAGAACCCTCATCAACAGACATTGATAATGCACACTCATCCTCATCAGAAGGAAGCATAG ATACTCCTGCAGAACAACCACAGATGTTGGCAAGCATGGATCTTCAACCACAACCACACCTGCCACTGCGATCAAGCACAGGACAACCTTCAGAGTCATCACAACCTCAAGAAAGCAACCTCGTTCCAGCACAATCAGCAGATACTCGTGTGGAACAACCTCTGCCCTTGTCAAGCATGGCGCCTCAACAGCAACCACCACAACTGCCACAGCAAAACAACATTCGTCGATCACAATCAGCACCATCCTCGGTAAGTAACAATAATCATCCTTCACCGCCACCACCTCCCTCGTCAACAGAAATAACACCACAAGAAGATAAGAACAGCAGATGGAGTAGCAGGGTTGAGCATTTCTGCAAAAAATACCTGATAAGCCAAATCAACTGGATGGACAGCAGTCAACTCATGGTAGCAACAACCGTCATCGCAACCATAACATTCCAATCAGTTCTAAGCCCACCAGGAGGAGTATGGTCAGCGGACACACACGATGGCGGCTACCAATGCAACAGATATGGTTACTGCGAAGCCGGAACGGTGGTTCTAGGTTATGCTCAATCACCAGATTATATtaaattcatcttcttcaactCTGCTTCATTCTTTTCCTCTCTGTGTGCGCTCTTGTTAATCATAAGCGGGTTTCCACTTAACAATGTAGCTATGAAGTGGATAATGACATTCCTGATGGTGGCTTCTGCGTCCTGCATGCTGCTAACATACATGTGGGCCCTGGGAATGACCAGCCCTGATCATATTTATCATAGGCTTAGGAGTCTGGGGTATTTGTTGGTTGGTTTATGGGGTTTCTTGCTTTTTGTTATTGGCATCTTTCAGATAATAAGGTTCATTCTTTGGCTTAGATCAAGAAGGTCGTCCTCCACTCCCTCAACAACTACTACTCGGAATACTACAAATGCGCACTCACATAGTGGCATCTAA
- the LOC130933442 gene encoding uncharacterized protein LOC130933442 isoform X2, translated as MEVLKADSNLQDNAMRELYEASIKGCVMTLKALIQRDPLILFRVSLYPFHETPLHIASLLGHQDFCKILLENNPAFAVEVNSEGRCPLHLASAKGHVEVVKILLQINQEACMVRDKDDLIPLHFAAMRGHAAAVEELVRARPESVKERIVTDDSSVLHLCVRFNHLEALKFLVETMRLEAAEDNHQILCAKDKDGNTVLHLAVKNRQFKSIEYLLSVSEMSPAISALNEVGSLSALDMVHSYALRINQLLTRAGVLFESSSNTLVVQESEPSSTDIDNAHSSSSEGSIEQPQMLASMDLQPQPHLPLRSSTGQPSESSQPQESNLVPAQSADTRVEQPLPLSSMAPQQQPPQLPQQNNIRRSQSAPSSVSNNNHPSPPPPPSSTEITPQEDKNSRWSSRVEHFCKKYLISQINWMDSSQLMVATTVIATITFQSVLSPPGGVWSADTHDGGYQCNRYGYCEAGTVVLGYAQSPDYIKFIFFNSASFFSSLCALLLIISGFPLNNVAMKWIMTFLMVASASCMLLTYMWALGMTSPDHIYHRLRSLGYLLVGLWGFLLFVIGIFQIIRFILWLRSRRSSSTPSTTTTRNTTNAHSHSGI; from the exons ATGGAGGTTTTGAAAGCAGATTCAAATCTACAAGACAATGCAATGAGAGAACTTTATGAAGCATCAATAAAAGGATGTGTAATGACCTTAAAAGCACTGATCCAAAGGGACCCTCTCATTCTCTTTAGGGTTTCACTATATCCCTTTCATGAAACCCCATTACACATAGCCTCATTGCTTGGACACCAAGATTTCTGCAAGATCCTTCTAGAAAACAACCCTGCTTTCGCCGTCGAGGTGAACTCAGAAGGACGGTGCCCTCTTCATCTTGCTTCCGCTAAAGGGCATGTGGAGGTTGTGAAGATTTTGTTGCAGATAAACCAAGAAGCTTGCATGGTTAGAGACAAAGATGACCTGATTCCTCTCCACTTCGCCGCGATGAGGGGACACGCGGCAGCAGTTGAGGAGCTGGTAAGGGCAAGGCCGGAGTCCGTTAAAGAGAGGATTGTGACCGATGATAGCTCCGTTCTGCATTTGTGTGTTCGGTTTAACCATCTTGAGGCCTTGAAATTCTTGGTTGAAACAATGAGACTTGAAGCTGCAGAAGACAACCACCAAATTTTGTGTGCCAAGGACAAAGACGGTAACACTGTTTTGCATTTAGCTGTGAAGAACAGGCAATTTAAG AGCATTGAATACTTGCTTTCGGTATCGGAAATGAGTCCAGCAATAAGTGCCTTGAATGAAGTTGGAAGTTTATCAGCTTTGGACATGGTGCACTCCTATGCCCTTAGAATTAACCAACTTTTAACCAGAGCAGGAGTACTCTTTGAAAGCTCTTCCAATACGCTTGTTGTACAAGAGTCAGAACCCTCATCAACAGACATTGATAATGCACACTCATCCTCATCAGAAGGAAGCATAG AACAACCACAGATGTTGGCAAGCATGGATCTTCAACCACAACCACACCTGCCACTGCGATCAAGCACAGGACAACCTTCAGAGTCATCACAACCTCAAGAAAGCAACCTCGTTCCAGCACAATCAGCAGATACTCGTGTGGAACAACCTCTGCCCTTGTCAAGCATGGCGCCTCAACAGCAACCACCACAACTGCCACAGCAAAACAACATTCGTCGATCACAATCAGCACCATCCTCGGTAAGTAACAATAATCATCCTTCACCGCCACCACCTCCCTCGTCAACAGAAATAACACCACAAGAAGATAAGAACAGCAGATGGAGTAGCAGGGTTGAGCATTTCTGCAAAAAATACCTGATAAGCCAAATCAACTGGATGGACAGCAGTCAACTCATGGTAGCAACAACCGTCATCGCAACCATAACATTCCAATCAGTTCTAAGCCCACCAGGAGGAGTATGGTCAGCGGACACACACGATGGCGGCTACCAATGCAACAGATATGGTTACTGCGAAGCCGGAACGGTGGTTCTAGGTTATGCTCAATCACCAGATTATATtaaattcatcttcttcaactCTGCTTCATTCTTTTCCTCTCTGTGTGCGCTCTTGTTAATCATAAGCGGGTTTCCACTTAACAATGTAGCTATGAAGTGGATAATGACATTCCTGATGGTGGCTTCTGCGTCCTGCATGCTGCTAACATACATGTGGGCCCTGGGAATGACCAGCCCTGATCATATTTATCATAGGCTTAGGAGTCTGGGGTATTTGTTGGTTGGTTTATGGGGTTTCTTGCTTTTTGTTATTGGCATCTTTCAGATAATAAGGTTCATTCTTTGGCTTAGATCAAGAAGGTCGTCCTCCACTCCCTCAACAACTACTACTCGGAATACTACAAATGCGCACTCACATAGTGGCATCTAA